The following are from one region of the Gossypium hirsutum isolate 1008001.06 chromosome D03, Gossypium_hirsutum_v2.1, whole genome shotgun sequence genome:
- the LOC107950469 gene encoding probable trehalose-phosphate phosphatase J, which yields MVSFIEERPKNIAAGQNMVSDPKSAQKPPAPPGFISISRKKLLQNLEINAGARVNSWVDSMRASSPTHMKSAPSIADDQGSWNLNHPSALDMFEQIIDASKGKQIVMFLDYDGTLSPIVADPDRAFMSKKMRKTVRKLAKCFPTAIVSGRCRDKVYNFVKLAELYYAGSHGMDIKGPEKGSKSNKDTESVLFQPASEFLPMIDEVYKQLVETTKSTPGAKVENNKFCLSVHFRCVDEKKWSELAQQVKSVLKDYPKLRLTQGRKVLEIRPTIKWDKGKALEFLLESLGFANCTDVFPVYIGDDRTDEDAFKILRDRGQGFGILVSKFPKDTNASYSLQEPDEVMDFLRRLVEWKELSLRTQSRM from the exons ATGG TGAGTTTCATTGAAGAAAGACCAAAGAACATCGCCGCCGGTCAAAACATGGTCTCTGATCCAAAATCAGCACAGAAACCACCGGCACCACCTGGTTTTATATCCATTTCCAGAAAGAAATTGCTTCAAAACCTTGAAATCAATGCCGGAGCTAGAGTTAATTCATGGGTCGATTCCATGAGAGCTTCTTCTCCAACTCATATGAAATCAGCACCGTCCATTGCTGATGATCAAGGTTCCTGGAAT CTAAACCATCCATCAGCACTAGATATGTTCGAACAGATAATCGATGCATCAAAAGGGAAACAAATCGTAATGTTTCTTGATTACGATGGCACTCTTTCACCAATCGTAGCCGATCCAGATCGGGCTTTCATGTCTAAGAAG ATGAGAAAGACAGTGAGAAAGCTAGCCAAATGTTTCCCTACAGCTATAGTGAGTGGCAGATGCAGGGACAAGGTGTATAATTTTGTCAAATTAGCTGAGCTATACTATGCTGGAAGCCATGGCATGGACATTAAAGGCCCTGAAAAAGGTTCCAAATCTAACAAA GATACTGAATCTGTTCTTTTCCAACCAGCTAGTGAATTTCTTCCCATGATTGATGAGGTTTATAAACAGTTGGTTGAAACTACAAAATCAACACCAGGTGCTAAAGTGGAGAACAACAAGTTTTGTCTCTCAGTACACTTCCGTTGTGTTGATGAAAag AAATGGAGTGAATTGGCACAACAAGTGAAGTCTGTTTTAAAAGACTACCCCAAGCTTCGGCTAACTCAAGGCCGAAAG GTTTTGGAAATCCGTCCTACAATCAAATGGGACAAAGGGAAAGCCCTTGAATTTTTGTTAGAATCTCTTG GATTTGCTAACTGTACCGATGTCTTTCCCGTTTATATCGGAGATGATCGGACCGATGAAGATGCATTCAAG ATATTGAGGGACAGAGGCCAAGGTTTTGGTATTCTTGTATCCAAGTTCCCCAAGGACACTAATGCATCCTATTCATTACAAGAACCAGATGAG GTCATGGACTTTTTACGACGTCTGGTTGAATGGAAAGAATTATCTCTAAGAACTCAGTCGAGAATGTAG
- the LOC107950905 gene encoding NDR1/HIN1-like protein 13: MEDERVVASSAGDPRLLSSTPHAPTTPHNNRLMNLPPPPGHPLATYVVQVPKDQIYRVPPPENAGIVERHREAAKNKGKNSKGKCSRYLICIAIVLLVIGVLVSGAIAAVYFIFTPKAPNFTVSKLHVKQQKQGSPPTYDVTLKAKNPNEKMGIHYKSDEDGATLTFWTKNLGFGDFPSLEQKPGDDLSIFAIKIRALKTKAVPPNVQKSISDKKTKRQISLKLKFESPLVFNVWFLKLWKKDMTVNCAFRVSTMAQGTKILSQNCKTKLS, from the coding sequence ATGGAGGATGAGCGGGTCGTCGCGTCTTCCGCCGGGGACCCTCGGTTGCTGTCGTCGACACCCCATGCCCCCACCACCCCCCACAACAATCGCCTCATGAATTTACCTCCCCCTCCAGGCCATCCTTTAGCTACCTACGTTGTTCAAGTCCCTAAGGACCAAATTTACCGAGTACCGCCACCTGAAAACGCTGGTATCGTCGAACGTCACCGTGAAGCTGCTAAGAATAAAGGCAAAAACTCCAAAGGGAAATGCTCTAGGTACTTGATTTGCATCGCCATTGTGTTGCTTGTCATTGGTGTTCTCGTCAGCGGTGCTATAGCGGCTGTTTACTTCATTTTCACCCCTAAAGCTCCTAATTTCACCGTTTCTAAACTCCACGTTAAACAACAAAAACAAGGCAGTCCACCTACGTATGATGTCACGTTGAAAGCTAAGAACCCTAATGAAAAAATGGGTATCCATTATAAATCCGATGAAGACGGTGCCACCCTAACTTTCTGGACTAAAAACCTAGGCTTCGGCGATTTTCCCAGTCTCGAACAAAAACCCGGGGACGATTTGAGCATTTTTGCCATCAAAATCCGTGCCTTGAAAACCAAAGCTGTTCCCCCTAATGTCCAGAAAAGCATTAGCGACAAGAAAACAAAACGTCAAATCTCTTTGAAACTCAAATTCGAATCACCATTGGTGTTTAACGTTTGGTTCTTAAAGCTTTGGAAAAAAGACATGACGGTCAACTGTGCGTTTAGGGTGAGCACGATGGCGCAAGGAACCAAAATTCTGTCCCAAAATTGTAAGACCAAATTgtcttaa
- the LOC107950467 gene encoding PLAT domain-containing protein 3, translating into MATPKQLILPFFFLLSLSSIALSEGEDCVYTIYIRTGTIIKGGTNSIISLKLYDAKGEYVEIENLEAWGGLMGEGHDYYERGNLDIFAGRGRCLASPVCAMNLTSDGTGPQHGWYCNYVEVTMTGIHTPCSQQMFAVEQWLAFDTLPFDLTAIRNYCSAELRTNQQHSQEMPSRSST; encoded by the exons atggCGACCCCGAAGCAGCTGATATTgcctttcttcttcctcctctccTTATCCTCCATTGCTCTTTCC GAAGGCGAAGATTGCGTTTACACGATCTATATAAGAACCGGAACCATCATCAAAGGTGGAACCAACTCCATCATCAGCTTGAAACTCTATGATGCCAAAGGTGAATACGTCGAGATTGAAAACCTAGAAGCGTGGGGAGGGTTAATGGGGGAGGGGCACGACTATTACGAACGTGGAAACTTGGATATTTTCGCAGGCAGAGGACGTTGTTTGGCCTCGCCTGTATGTGCCATGAACTTAACATCAGACGGTACGGGTCCTCAGCACGGATGGTACTGTAATTATGTGGAAGTCACCATGACTGGCATCCATACCCCTTGTAGCCAACAGATGTTCGCAGTGGAGCAATGGTTGGCATTCGATACTTTACCTTTCGACCTCACCGCCATTAGGAACTATTGTTCGGCTGAGCTTCGCACCAATCAACAACATTCTCAGGAGATGCCTAGTAGATCAAGCACCTGA
- the LOC107950466 gene encoding protein SCO1 homolog 2, mitochondrial: protein MPISRFIFFSAKHRFAHASNLLPRFGSSKRIQSCGYTKSAKNNYYKKPTGHPVVNVETQASRSSGAYIIPPILLGFGGLLAFLHYNDERRAVKIGKDSYTGSDTAAAPIIGGPFTLVNSENQIVNEQDFLGNWVLLYFGYTSSPDIGPDQVRIMAKAIDTLESKENLKVLPVFVTIDPQRDTPAQLRAYLKEFDPRIVGLGGPVSAVRQMAQEYRVYFKKVEEEGDDYLVESSHSMYLIDPKMKVVRCFGVEYNAEQLSKEILKELKKHQVNA from the exons ATGCCCATTTCCCGCTTCATTTTCTTTTCCGCCAAGCACCGCTTCGCCCATGCTTCCAATCTTCTTCCAAG GTTTGGTTCATCTAAGAGAATTCAATCTTGTGGCTATACCAAATCAGCAAAGAACAATTATTACAAAAAGCCAACTGGTCATCCTGTTGTGAATGTTGAAACACAGGCTTCTCGCTCGTCGGGTGCTTATATTATT CCACCTATTTTACTAGGATTTGGTGGATTGCTAGCTTTTCTGCATTACAATGACGAGCGAAGAGCAGTTAAAATAG GCAAGGACAGCTATACCGGTAGTGATACTGCAGCAGCTCCAATTATTGGCGGCCCATTCACTTTGGTTAATTCGGAAAATCAGATTGTTAATGAACAGGACTTTCTTGGAAACTGGGTTCTCTTGTACTTTGGCTATACATCGTCTCCTGATATCGGACCTGATCAAGTTCGGATAATGGCAAAGGCTATAGATACATTAG AATCGAAAGAGAATTTGAAGGTTTTACCTGTATTCGTGACAATTGATCCTCAGCGTGATACTCCAGCGCAACTCCGGGCTTACCTCAAAG AGTTTGATCCAAGAATAGTGGGATTGGGAGGACCTGTTAGTGCTGTAAGGCAAATGGCACAAGAATATCGTGTTTATTTCAAGAAGGTTGAAGAAGAAGGAGATGATTACCTCGTCGAGTCTTCTCACAGCAT GTATTTGATAGACCCGAAAATGAAGGTTGTAAGATGCTTTGGAGTAGAGTACAATGCTGAACAACTATCAAAGGAAATATTGAAGGAATTGAAGAAACACCAAGTTAATGCTTGA